The Hyphomicrobiales bacterium genome includes a region encoding these proteins:
- a CDS encoding PilZ domain-containing protein, protein MPKLDRRSFQRVKINTLGRYMLANTQEFPCQIRDMSPGSLAMTCPVSGELGEKIIAYIDHVGRVEGQITRLFDGGFAMSIEATKHKREKLSAQLTWLTNRHELNLPEDRRHDREAPNNPFTKVTLTTGQELNARILDMSLSGAALSFDVKVEIGTLLMVGKVRSRVVRVFEEGVAVEFAKVQAGEPK, encoded by the coding sequence ATGCCGAAATTGGACCGGCGTAGCTTCCAACGTGTCAAAATCAATACCCTTGGCCGTTACATGCTAGCCAACACGCAAGAGTTTCCGTGCCAAATACGGGATATGTCACCAGGTAGCTTGGCAATGACCTGCCCTGTTTCTGGCGAGCTTGGTGAAAAAATTATTGCTTATATTGATCACGTCGGTCGTGTAGAAGGCCAGATCACGCGCCTTTTTGACGGTGGCTTTGCCATGTCCATTGAGGCAACAAAGCATAAGCGCGAAAAACTTTCAGCTCAGCTTACTTGGCTGACAAACCGCCATGAGTTGAACCTTCCTGAAGATCGACGCCATGATCGTGAAGCGCCAAATAATCCATTTACAAAGGTAACTTTGACCACTGGACAAGAGCTAAACGCGAGAATTTTGGATATGTCCCTATCAGGTGCTGCCCTCTCATTCGATGTGAAGGTCGAAATTGGCACATTGTTGATGGTTGGCAAGGTCAGATCACGCGTTGTGCGCGTCTTTGAAGAAGGCGTCGCTGTTGAATTTGCCAAAGTGCAAGCAGGCGAACCCAAATAA